TCCAACTTTAATAGAAGCTAATCTTGTAAATATAAATGGATCAAAAATAGGAGTCATTGCAGATTTTTTATTTGAAATGAAAACCGGAAAAATTAAATATTACTTAGTTTCTAGATCTAATCCTAAGATTCCAGGTTCAAGTAGATGGAAATTAACTATTGATAATATCAATGATCAACAACCGGGATTGGTATTCTGTCAAAGTAATTCTTTAGATGATTTACCTTTAATAAAATCAAGTATTAAAAATGAATTTATGCAAAAAGGGAAAAAAATTTTTGATAGATTTGATGATATGAAAAATATTGCTTCCTATAGATTAGAGGAATGGCTTGAAGATGATGAAGATATTAGCCAAAACTTAGATTTTCAACAAAAAAGTTTTTATAATAATGACAAAACATCTATACCGTCTACTGAAAAAAAAGAAGATGACCCTTGGATATAAATAATGATAAATCAAAAAAATAATGATCTATATGATCTTAATGAAGCTCTAAAAGTTGAAAATTTAACACTTAAAGATTATGAAGAAATTTGCAAAAGATTAAAGAGAAAACCTAACAGAACGGAATTAGGCATGTTTGGCGTTATGTGGTCTGAACATTGTTGTTATAGAAATTCAAAACCTTTACTATCTAAGTTTCCCACTAAAGGTAAAAATGTTTTAGTTGGACCTGGAGAAAATGCTGGCGTTATTGATGTTGGAAATAATCAAAAACTTGTTTTTAAAATAGAAAGTCATAATCATCCTTCTGCTATTGAACCTTTTCAAGGCGCAGCAACAGGTGTAGGCGGAATTTTAAGAGATATATTCACAATGGGCGCTAGGCCAATCGCAGTTTTGAATTCATTGAGATTCGGTAACCTTGATAAATCATCAAATGTTGATTTACTACGAGGAGTTGTATCTGGTATTTCACATTATGGGAATTGCGTAGGAGTGCCGACTGTTGGAGGTGAAATTGACTTCGATGATAGTTACTCTGGAAATCCTTTAGTGAATGTTATGGCTTTAGGACTTTTAGAGACTGAGGAAATAGTTTGCTCTGGAGCTAAAAATGTAGGATCACCAGTGTTATATGTTGGTAATACAACTGGCAGAGATGGTGTTGGTGGCGCTAGTTTTGCTAGTTCAGAATTAACTACAACCTCATTGGATGATAGACCTGCTGTTCAGGTAGGTGATCCATTTGTTGAGAAAAGTCTTATTGAAGCTTGTTTGGATGCTTTTAAGACAGGGGATGTAATTGCAGCTCAAGATATGGGTGCTGCAGGTTTAACATGCAGTAGCGCAGAAATGGCCGCAAATGGAAATTTAGGGATATCTATCGATTTAGATTTGGTCCCTTCTAGAGAAGATGATATGTCCTCATACCAGTATTTATTATCTGAATCGCAAGAAAGAATGTTGTTTGTCGTTAAAGAAGAAAAAATTATTGATCTTATTGAAAAATTTAATAAATGGGGATTATATGCCAGTGTTATTGGTGAAGTGATAGGAACTAATGAAGTAATTATTTCTCATAAAGGTAAAATCGTGGCCCAAATACCTACTTCTGCCTTATCTGATGATACTCCTGTCAATTTTCACAATGTGATTAGTAACCCACCCGATAATCTTTTAAATAAATGGGAATGGAAAGAAAATGATTTACCAGAAATTTATGAGCAAAAAATATTTTCATTGAAGGAAAATAAAAATTTTTCTTTTTCAGAAATCATTTTAAAACTACTCTCTAATCCATCAATAGCTTCTAAACGATGGATTTATAAACAATATGACTCTCAAGTTCAGGCAAATACAGTTTTTAAACCTGGAAAATCAGATGCAGCCGTAGTAAGACTAAGGGAACAAAATAAAAAAAATAAAAGCAAAGTATTTTCTGGTATCGCTGCTTCAGTTGATTGTAATAGTAGATGGGTTGCGCTTGATCCTTTTAGAGGATCTATCGCTGCCGTCGCAGAGTCCGCTAGAAATGTTAGTTGTGTTGGTGCTGAACCAGTAGCAATTACAAATAATTTAAATTTTTCTTCCCCTGAGAATGAAATAGGATATTGGCAACTCTCATCTTCATGTATTGGAATTTCTGAAGCCTGTAAAGCTTTAGAAACTCCTGTTACAGGAGGTAATGTTTCTTTATATAATGAATCTAAAAATAAAGATAATCTAATTACTCCTATTAATCCTACTCCTGTTATTGGAATGGTTGGAAAGTTAGATAATGTCGACAAAGCTATAAGTAGTGAATGGAAAAATATTGAAGATCAAATTTGGTTAATTGGTTCTTCTAAATCAGAAATAAAAATTGCAGCTAGTTCTTATCTGGAATATTTTCATGGAGAAATTACAGGTCGGCCTCCAAAAATAGATTTGTTGGATGAGAAGTTTTGCCAGAGTTTTTTAAGAAATGCTATTTTAAACAGTCTTATAGTTTCTTCTCACGATATAAGCGACGGAGGTTTGGCTATAGCTTTAGCAGAGTCTTGTATTTTGTCCGAAATGGGTGCAACTATAGAATTAGAGAAAGATTTAAATAGAGTTGATAATTTATTGTTTGCCGAAGGCGGGTCAAGAATTATTTTTTCAATTAGTAAAAGGAAACAAAATGAATGGTTTAATTATTTAAGACAAAATCAAATAAATTTCCCATCAAGTGTTTATGTAAAAAAAATAGGATACGTATCTAGTGACACGCTGAAGATAAAAATCAACGAAAAAAATATTTGCAATATTAGGGTTGAGGAATTA
This window of the Prochlorococcus marinus XMU1410 genome carries:
- a CDS encoding PRC-barrel domain-containing protein, with the protein product MKLPKEILLSELLKYSVKGNMVLNYGNGENVWMHPPVHRILGWYSRPSNFDLKRNVWRLNQITQIIDNEIYVKGDPAISDLATLNRFPTLIEANLVNINGSKIGVIADFLFEMKTGKIKYYLVSRSNPKIPGSSRWKLTIDNINDQQPGLVFCQSNSLDDLPLIKSSIKNEFMQKGKKIFDRFDDMKNIASYRLEEWLEDDEDISQNLDFQQKSFYNNDKTSIPSTEKKEDDPWI
- the purL gene encoding phosphoribosylformylglycinamidine synthase subunit PurL, with the translated sequence MINQKNNDLYDLNEALKVENLTLKDYEEICKRLKRKPNRTELGMFGVMWSEHCCYRNSKPLLSKFPTKGKNVLVGPGENAGVIDVGNNQKLVFKIESHNHPSAIEPFQGAATGVGGILRDIFTMGARPIAVLNSLRFGNLDKSSNVDLLRGVVSGISHYGNCVGVPTVGGEIDFDDSYSGNPLVNVMALGLLETEEIVCSGAKNVGSPVLYVGNTTGRDGVGGASFASSELTTTSLDDRPAVQVGDPFVEKSLIEACLDAFKTGDVIAAQDMGAAGLTCSSAEMAANGNLGISIDLDLVPSREDDMSSYQYLLSESQERMLFVVKEEKIIDLIEKFNKWGLYASVIGEVIGTNEVIISHKGKIVAQIPTSALSDDTPVNFHNVISNPPDNLLNKWEWKENDLPEIYEQKIFSLKENKNFSFSEIILKLLSNPSIASKRWIYKQYDSQVQANTVFKPGKSDAAVVRLREQNKKNKSKVFSGIAASVDCNSRWVALDPFRGSIAAVAESARNVSCVGAEPVAITNNLNFSSPENEIGYWQLSSSCIGISEACKALETPVTGGNVSLYNESKNKDNLITPINPTPVIGMVGKLDNVDKAISSEWKNIEDQIWLIGSSKSEIKIAASSYLEYFHGEITGRPPKIDLLDEKFCQSFLRNAILNSLIVSSHDISDGGLAIALAESCILSEMGATIELEKDLNRVDNLLFAEGGSRIIFSISKRKQNEWFNYLRQNQINFPSSVYVKKIGYVSSDTLKIKINEKNICNIRVEELAEKFNNSISDYF